Proteins encoded within one genomic window of Solibaculum mannosilyticum:
- a CDS encoding diacylglycerol kinase family protein, translating to MKGLLRSFGYAFRGIGFCIVHERNMRIHLTAICYVTAFSLFFPLSRGEYAVLLLCFGLVPALEAVNTAVEKAVDLSSPARHPLARVAKDAAAGAVLIASLAAVGVAVFLFARPEGFQNLFLFFVAFPWAVIPLAAVTALFVLFIFRGPFGVLSFLRHPGKKDGVTSSSGPDRLD from the coding sequence ATGAAGGGGCTGCTCAGAAGTTTTGGCTACGCCTTTCGCGGCATCGGCTTTTGCATCGTCCATGAGCGCAATATGCGCATCCATTTGACGGCCATCTGCTATGTGACGGCCTTTTCCCTCTTTTTCCCTTTGAGCCGGGGGGAATACGCCGTACTGCTCCTGTGCTTTGGATTGGTTCCGGCGCTGGAAGCTGTCAATACCGCTGTGGAAAAAGCTGTGGATCTCAGTTCCCCCGCCCGTCACCCGTTGGCCCGCGTGGCCAAGGATGCGGCGGCGGGCGCTGTCCTGATCGCCTCCCTGGCGGCGGTGGGAGTGGCGGTTTTCCTCTTTGCACGTCCGGAAGGGTTCCAGAACCTCTTCCTATTCTTTGTCGCCTTTCCCTGGGCTGTGATCCCTTTGGCAGCGGTCACCGCCCTTTTTGTTCTGTTTATTTTTCGCGGCCCTTTTGGGGTGCTGTCCTTTTTGCGGCATCCTGGGAAAAAGGACGGCGTCACTTCATCCTCCGGGCCGGACCGCCTGGATTGA
- the ybeY gene encoding rRNA maturation RNase YbeY, whose translation MDKIKVLIDNKQKEVKIPTGLRLLIRRTCNAVLKMENFQGPAEVSVSFVDDKQIRELNAKFRNKDIETDVLSFPLGENGQYETNPETGAKMLGDVIISMERAVFQAERYGHTIQREVAFLTAHSVLHLLGYDHENGGIEAVKMREKEEAVLIMLGLPRNGSYVFTDDNR comes from the coding sequence ATGGACAAGATTAAAGTATTGATTGACAACAAACAAAAAGAAGTAAAAATTCCCACAGGACTGCGCCTTCTCATCCGGCGCACCTGCAACGCTGTGCTGAAAATGGAAAATTTCCAGGGCCCTGCCGAGGTCAGCGTCAGCTTTGTGGACGACAAACAAATCCGGGAATTAAACGCCAAATTCCGTAATAAGGACATTGAAACCGATGTACTGTCCTTCCCTCTGGGAGAAAACGGCCAGTACGAGACAAATCCCGAAACCGGCGCCAAGATGCTGGGCGATGTCATTATCTCTATGGAAAGGGCGGTGTTCCAGGCCGAGCGGTATGGACACACCATCCAGCGCGAGGTGGCATTCCTGACGGCCCATTCGGTGCTGCATCTCTTGGGCTACGACCATGAAAACGGCGGCATTGAAGCCGTCAAGATGCGGGAAAAGGAAGAGGCTGTTCTTATTATGCTGGGCTTGCCCCGCAACGGAAGCTATGTGTTTACCGATGACAACCGCTGA
- a CDS encoding PhoH family protein, with translation MFEQIINVDRMEQAVALFGNFDENIRSIEKEYGVSIINRGSDLKITGDPEPVGKAVRAITTLLSMINKGEALTEQNIRYVLSSVVEGSEQKVANLASDCICITSKGRPIRPKTLGQKKYVEAIEDNTIVLGVGPAGTGKTYLAVAMAVNAFRAQEVNRIILTRPAVEAGEKLGFLPGDLQSKVDPYLRPLYDALFDMLGSESYHKYVERGNIEVAPLAYMRGRTLDDSFIILDEAQNTTPEQMKMFLTRLGFQSKIVVTGDITQIDLDGRRSGLVEAMKVLKNIDDIAVCTFNAKDVVRHKLVQDIIKAYEKHEEGRRSK, from the coding sequence ATGTTTGAACAAATTATCAATGTCGACCGTATGGAACAAGCGGTAGCCCTCTTCGGCAATTTTGATGAGAATATCCGCTCCATCGAGAAGGAGTACGGCGTCTCCATCATCAACCGAGGCTCCGACCTCAAGATCACCGGTGACCCCGAACCGGTGGGCAAGGCGGTACGGGCCATCACCACGCTGCTTTCCATGATCAACAAAGGCGAGGCGCTGACCGAACAAAATATCCGGTATGTGCTGTCGTCCGTGGTGGAGGGCAGCGAGCAAAAGGTGGCAAATCTGGCCAGCGACTGTATCTGCATCACCTCCAAGGGCCGCCCCATCCGTCCCAAAACGCTGGGACAAAAGAAGTATGTGGAGGCCATTGAGGACAATACCATCGTCTTAGGCGTCGGCCCAGCCGGCACCGGTAAGACTTATCTGGCGGTGGCCATGGCGGTCAATGCATTCCGCGCCCAGGAAGTCAACCGTATCATCCTGACCCGTCCGGCGGTGGAGGCCGGCGAAAAGCTGGGATTCCTCCCCGGCGATCTTCAAAGCAAGGTCGATCCCTATCTGCGCCCCTTGTACGACGCCTTGTTCGACATGCTGGGCAGCGAGAGTTACCATAAATACGTAGAGCGAGGCAACATCGAGGTCGCTCCTCTGGCCTATATGCGCGGCCGTACCCTGGACGATAGCTTTATCATCCTGGACGAAGCGCAGAATACCACCCCGGAACAGATGAAAATGTTTCTCACCCGGCTGGGGTTTCAGTCTAAAATCGTTGTCACCGGCGACATCACCCAGATCGATTTGGATGGGCGGCGTTCCGGTTTAGTCGAAGCCATGAAGGTGCTGAAAAACATCGATGACATCGCGGTGTGCACATTCAATGCCAAGGATGTAGTCCGGCATAAGCTGGTTCAGGACATCATCAAAGCCTATGAAAAACATGAGGAGGGAAGACGCTCGAAGTAG
- a CDS encoding CPBP family intramembrane glutamic endopeptidase translates to MNTTGMPPRYPMGRPMMDPQTYHKEHKRLWHLGNGMGLAVVGTFVVSFLLSMLLLSLQQLLGMDDVSSMNGFAGGEILDQLTDMMLYIPTMLAPFLVFAKLSGYRLSSLTPLGKPKISLLVPGVMLGLGGCIVGNILTALVSSSMGAAGVELSSPSVSTPQTLVGQLLFYTSTALIPALVEEFIFRGVVMQSLRRFGDGFAIVMSSVVFALMHGNLVQAPFALVVGLTIGYLVIITGSMWVGLIIHFFNNLFACILQVVFDSISLELASVISLAYYGILIALGVVGYVVLHSKKAEFHRFYQPNPSLTTGQKLSAFLLNPGMIVSIVLILLVTAQYVHFVGFGG, encoded by the coding sequence ATGAATACCACTGGAATGCCGCCTCGTTACCCCATGGGACGGCCGATGATGGATCCACAGACGTATCACAAGGAGCACAAGCGTTTGTGGCATTTGGGAAATGGCATGGGACTTGCGGTGGTGGGGACCTTTGTGGTCAGCTTTCTGCTGAGTATGTTGCTCCTCTCGTTGCAGCAGCTTTTAGGGATGGATGATGTCTCCAGCATGAATGGGTTTGCCGGCGGGGAGATCCTTGATCAATTGACCGATATGATGCTGTATATTCCCACCATGCTGGCGCCTTTTTTGGTATTTGCCAAGCTCAGCGGCTATCGGCTCAGTTCCTTAACCCCTTTGGGGAAACCCAAGATATCCCTGCTGGTGCCGGGCGTGATGCTGGGACTGGGCGGTTGCATTGTGGGAAATATCTTGACGGCTCTGGTCTCCAGTTCTATGGGTGCGGCCGGCGTTGAGCTAAGTTCTCCTTCGGTATCTACGCCCCAGACGCTGGTGGGCCAGCTTTTGTTTTACACCAGCACAGCCCTGATCCCCGCCCTGGTGGAGGAATTTATCTTCCGGGGGGTGGTCATGCAGAGTCTCAGACGATTTGGCGACGGATTTGCCATTGTCATGTCGTCGGTGGTGTTCGCACTGATGCACGGCAATCTGGTGCAGGCTCCCTTTGCCCTGGTGGTGGGACTCACCATCGGTTATTTGGTCATCATCACCGGGTCCATGTGGGTGGGCCTTATCATCCATTTTTTCAACAACCTGTTTGCCTGCATTTTACAGGTGGTGTTTGACAGCATTAGTTTGGAACTCGCCTCGGTCATCTCCCTGGCGTACTACGGGATCCTCATTGCCTTGGGCGTGGTAGGGTATGTGGTTCTCCATTCCAAGAAGGCGGAATTCCACCGGTTTTACCAGCCCAACCCCAGCTTGACGACAGGACAAAAATTGTCGGCCTTCCTGCTCAACCCAGGAATGATTGTATCCATTGTGCTGATTTTGCTGGTCACAGCTCAATACGTCCATTTCGTAGGGTTTGGCGGATGA
- the tadA gene encoding tRNA adenosine(34) deaminase TadA — protein MRLPWDDAYMSLAFEEAKKAQAIGEVPVGAIVVQGDRVVGRGYNRREVDRDALAHAEVLAIGEACRTLGSWRLDDCTLYVTLEPCPMCAGAILNARMKRVVYGASDPKAGSVGSLIHLFELPYNHRPTVTAGVLEESCSEILSRFFAGLRDE, from the coding sequence ATGAGGTTGCCGTGGGACGATGCCTATATGAGCCTGGCTTTTGAGGAGGCAAAAAAGGCTCAGGCAATTGGAGAAGTGCCGGTAGGGGCTATTGTGGTTCAAGGGGATCGCGTGGTTGGCCGGGGCTATAACCGGCGTGAAGTGGATCGAGATGCATTGGCTCATGCAGAGGTTCTGGCCATCGGGGAAGCGTGCCGTACACTGGGTAGCTGGCGGCTGGACGACTGCACGCTGTATGTCACATTAGAGCCATGTCCCATGTGCGCCGGAGCTATCTTGAACGCACGGATGAAACGTGTGGTTTATGGAGCGTCGGATCCTAAGGCTGGGTCGGTGGGCTCCTTGATCCACCTGTTTGAATTGCCCTATAACCATCGCCCCACTGTAACGGCAGGGGTATTGGAAGAATCCTGTTCGGAGATTCTCAGCCGTTTTTTTGCCGGACTCCGGGACGAATAG
- a CDS encoding MarR family transcriptional regulator translates to MPAYQLQIKQVVDYPRCRIYRQFVHRLMADRSIRTSGGSGLFYFTVLCSYANFRTSYRRIDGISYTIYPGEWVCTLKEVSQWFRTRFQCQALTVLEQLQKQHFITFHTLDRGNVIRYKICDWARHNTVLEYNAPCQKDTGFFFLPVSVVTDLISTSRCSEMDIILDLWVSAVYNDNQVQGSDLGPVVYFRNGTGNPLVAYTELAVRWGVSRATVGRVLKKLAALDYISLMSFPGRHGSVVYLKNYLSTMFEISDVMVDKEEVAMTLNIHLELPDESGSSQNTPSIEHEVIVSNELNSVSKSHIEIIIQKMAQILMAQGISCFGCPLSRYKLYPLSGDCREDLLPRAREQSTLCFGLSILCGNRQVTTFELTLSPVAEN, encoded by the coding sequence ATGCCGGCTTATCAATTACAGATCAAACAGGTCGTGGATTACCCACGATGCCGGATTTATCGGCAATTCGTCCATCGGCTGATGGCAGACCGGAGCATTCGCACAAGCGGAGGCTCTGGTCTTTTTTATTTTACCGTGCTTTGCAGCTACGCAAACTTCCGCACTTCATACCGCCGCATTGATGGTATTAGCTATACCATCTATCCGGGCGAATGGGTCTGCACACTCAAGGAAGTGTCCCAATGGTTTCGCACACGGTTTCAATGCCAGGCGTTGACAGTGCTGGAACAACTGCAGAAACAGCACTTTATCACTTTTCATACACTGGATCGCGGCAATGTGATCCGCTATAAAATTTGCGACTGGGCGCGGCATAACACGGTGCTTGAATATAATGCTCCCTGCCAAAAGGATACCGGCTTTTTCTTTCTGCCCGTTTCCGTTGTCACAGATCTCATCAGCACAAGCCGATGCTCCGAAATGGATATTATTCTGGACCTCTGGGTTTCAGCCGTCTACAACGATAATCAGGTACAGGGGTCAGACCTGGGGCCAGTAGTCTATTTCCGCAACGGCACCGGCAATCCTCTTGTTGCCTACACTGAACTGGCTGTCCGCTGGGGGGTGTCCCGGGCGACAGTCGGCCGCGTCCTCAAAAAGCTGGCCGCACTGGACTATATCTCCCTTATGTCCTTCCCGGGCCGACACGGCAGCGTGGTCTATTTGAAAAATTACCTGTCCACCATGTTTGAAATATCGGATGTTATGGTGGACAAAGAGGAGGTCGCTATGACGCTCAACATCCATTTGGAACTCCCCGATGAATCAGGCTCCAGCCAAAACACACCAAGTATAGAGCATGAGGTTATCGTTTCAAACGAACTCAATAGCGTTTCAAAATCGCACATTGAAATTATCATCCAAAAGATGGCTCAAATCCTGATGGCACAAGGGATTTCGTGCTTTGGTTGTCCCCTCTCCCGCTATAAGTTATATCCCTTATCGGGCGACTGCCGGGAAGATTTACTACCCCGCGCACGGGAACAGTCAACGCTCTGTTTTGGCTTGTCCATTCTGTGCGGGAACAGGCAGGTCACCACTTTTGAACTTACACTCTCTCCCGTCGCGGAGAATTGA
- a CDS encoding C39 family peptidase — MAEEQKNSSAETVDAAASAAHTVKGAIKAGKAISGAAKGAAAAGPYGAVAGAVWAGRKHIGKIIAVIAILLLLPVLFLLMLPGLIFGGLVNAFSPADPDTPILNSETAIVENANDITFAINAILGEALDDVMARIEVDFASSGADKMEVKNPYSSGLVYNANLIVSQYCAARDEDFESISLDDLSTVLRENKEHLYSYTSVRESREVTSEDPETGEETISIEIWMIYTIRYNGESYLADHVFALTDEQKELASDYASNLSLFLGDGLLQNVDEWTGNSIPSLGDVTFTDGGTPVVYYNQLDERYASQPYGTDNIGGYGCGPTAMAIVVSSLTDDMVDPVEMAKWSYDNGYWCKSSGSYHALIPAAAEEWGLPVSGCTTSEPQRILDALADGKLVVAIMSEGHFTSSGHFIVLRGVKDGQIMVADPASYKRSGQLWDLSIILNEASRRAAAGGPFWIIG, encoded by the coding sequence ATGGCTGAAGAACAAAAAAACAGCTCCGCCGAAACAGTAGATGCTGCGGCCTCTGCCGCACATACGGTCAAAGGCGCTATCAAAGCTGGCAAGGCCATCTCTGGAGCAGCGAAAGGCGCTGCCGCCGCCGGCCCCTATGGGGCTGTGGCTGGGGCCGTCTGGGCCGGCCGAAAGCACATCGGCAAAATCATTGCCGTCATTGCCATTCTGCTTTTGCTGCCTGTCCTTTTCCTCCTGATGCTGCCCGGCCTGATTTTTGGAGGGCTGGTCAATGCCTTTTCACCAGCTGATCCTGACACGCCTATCCTCAACAGCGAAACCGCCATCGTAGAAAACGCCAACGACATTACCTTTGCCATCAACGCCATTCTGGGTGAGGCGCTGGATGATGTGATGGCCCGTATCGAAGTGGACTTTGCCTCTTCTGGCGCCGACAAAATGGAGGTCAAAAACCCCTATTCTTCCGGCCTGGTCTACAACGCCAACCTCATCGTTTCACAGTATTGCGCTGCCCGGGATGAAGACTTTGAGAGCATTTCGCTGGATGACCTGTCCACTGTCCTGCGGGAGAACAAAGAGCATCTATACTCTTATACCAGTGTGCGGGAGAGCCGTGAGGTCACATCCGAAGATCCGGAGACCGGTGAGGAAACCATCTCCATCGAGATCTGGATGATCTATACCATTCGCTACAACGGCGAGTCTTATCTTGCCGACCATGTTTTCGCGCTTACGGATGAGCAGAAAGAACTGGCGTCCGATTATGCCTCTAACCTAAGTCTCTTTTTAGGCGACGGCCTGCTGCAAAATGTGGACGAGTGGACAGGGAACAGTATCCCCTCCCTTGGAGATGTAACCTTTACCGACGGCGGGACCCCGGTTGTTTATTACAATCAGCTGGATGAACGCTATGCCAGTCAACCCTATGGCACCGATAACATCGGCGGCTATGGGTGCGGGCCCACCGCCATGGCAATCGTGGTTTCCTCCCTCACGGACGATATGGTAGACCCGGTGGAAATGGCAAAGTGGTCATATGACAATGGCTATTGGTGCAAAAGCAGCGGCTCTTATCACGCATTGATCCCTGCTGCTGCGGAGGAATGGGGCCTTCCGGTATCCGGCTGCACGACTTCCGAGCCCCAGCGGATTCTGGACGCTCTCGCAGATGGCAAGCTGGTCGTGGCAATTATGTCCGAAGGCCATTTTACCTCATCCGGCCACTTCATTGTTCTCCGTGGCGTAAAAGACGGCCAGATCATGGTGGCTGACCCGGCCAGTTACAAGCGAAGCGGGCAGTTGTGGGATCTGTCCATCATCTTAAATGAAGCAAGCCGCCGTGCGGCAGCAGGCGGTCCTTTCTGGATTATTGGCTGA
- a CDS encoding VirB4 family type IV secretion system protein, translating to MSNKNDHDIYIIPPNFIETGTFFGGMFRARNVIEAGILALAIGTPVFLCLPFGLTARIIALCLTALPVALVALIGISGESLSQFLITFLKYLRNRRVVGGDGEQPCEKTAPSKSAGKHLKQKPPKERKPKAPKRRRSGEADFPAEFDEVRGYEIREKLRPKKNAKKDRPAKGNKAKKNAKKRHEKERLPKRPARVKEQKPACLNPVADYLPIEKVENGIIYTKDHRFVKVVEVVPINFMLRSAREQRNIIYSFVSYLKISPIKLQIKVLTRRADINRHLDTVRQEMAHEENEQCRLMQEDYLNFVQQVGSREAVTRRFFLIFEYEPWANTRRSEQEDEAIQSLQSAVHTASNYLRQCGNEVVVHENEDEFTVDVFYNLLCRNESAVKPLSVRAQEIVAQYLDKGREGEIDRIPAAEFAAPKSIDFTHGRYLCIDGLYYTYLLVPSDGYKTQVPAGWLSLIVNAGDGIDLDMFLSRQPKERIIQRVGQQLRINRSKIKDASDTNTDFDDIDGAIRSGYFLKEGLANNEDFYYLNLLITVTAPSVEDLEWKASEIKKLLLSQDMDVCNCHFREEQAFCSALPLVSMEKGLFERGKRNLLTGGAASCYPFTSFEMCDDNGILLGVNKYNSSLIIVDIFNSAIYKNANMAILGTSGAGKTFTMQLMALRMRRKNIPVFIIAPLKGHEFHRACANVGGEFIQISPASPHCINVMEIRKVDRSVSELLDGPGIQLSELAAKIQQLHIFFSLLIPDMSHEERQLLDEALIRTYNSKGITHDNASLEDPANPGYYREMPVLGDLYEILKAAPETTRMAHILNRLVNGSASTFNKQTNVRLDNKYTVLDISSLTGDLLTVGMFVALDFVWDRAKADRTEEKAIFIDECWQLLSGAGATGTRLAGDFVLEIFKTIRGFGGSAICASQDLNDFFNLDEGRFGKGIINNSKTKIILNLEDDEAERVQETLHLSDAETMEVTHFERGSGLISTNNNNIMVEFKASPLEKDLITTDRRELRELLERKRQEQADSA from the coding sequence ATGAGCAACAAGAATGACCATGATATTTATATCATACCGCCGAACTTCATAGAAACAGGCACTTTTTTTGGCGGTATGTTCCGTGCGCGGAATGTGATTGAAGCCGGCATCCTGGCACTTGCCATTGGGACGCCGGTTTTTTTGTGCCTTCCATTTGGGCTGACCGCCCGCATTATTGCTTTATGCCTGACTGCGCTCCCGGTGGCATTGGTTGCCCTCATTGGCATTTCAGGGGAAAGTCTCTCGCAGTTTCTGATCACTTTTCTGAAATACCTGCGGAATCGCCGCGTTGTCGGCGGTGACGGTGAACAGCCCTGTGAAAAAACGGCTCCCTCCAAATCAGCCGGCAAGCATCTCAAACAGAAGCCTCCAAAGGAGAGAAAGCCCAAGGCGCCGAAGCGCCGGCGGTCTGGTGAAGCAGATTTCCCCGCTGAGTTTGATGAAGTCCGCGGATATGAAATCCGTGAAAAGCTCCGGCCCAAGAAAAATGCTAAAAAGGATCGTCCTGCCAAGGGCAATAAGGCAAAAAAGAACGCAAAAAAGCGCCATGAAAAGGAACGCCTGCCCAAACGCCCCGCCCGTGTCAAGGAGCAGAAGCCCGCCTGCCTCAATCCAGTGGCGGATTATCTGCCCATTGAGAAAGTGGAGAACGGCATTATCTATACCAAAGACCATCGCTTTGTCAAGGTGGTCGAAGTTGTCCCCATCAACTTTATGCTGCGCAGCGCCCGGGAACAGAGGAATATCATCTACTCCTTCGTTTCGTACCTGAAGATCTCGCCCATCAAGCTCCAAATCAAGGTTCTGACCCGCCGTGCGGACATCAACCGCCACCTGGACACGGTGCGCCAGGAGATGGCCCATGAGGAAAACGAGCAGTGCCGCTTGATGCAGGAGGATTACCTGAACTTTGTGCAGCAGGTCGGCTCCCGGGAAGCTGTGACCCGGCGGTTTTTCCTGATTTTCGAGTATGAGCCCTGGGCCAATACCCGGCGCTCCGAACAGGAAGATGAGGCAATCCAATCTCTCCAAAGTGCTGTCCACACGGCATCCAATTACCTGCGTCAATGCGGCAACGAGGTCGTTGTCCACGAAAACGAGGACGAATTTACCGTAGATGTTTTCTATAATTTGTTGTGCCGAAATGAAAGTGCGGTCAAGCCCCTGTCGGTACGGGCACAGGAAATTGTGGCACAGTATCTCGACAAGGGGCGGGAGGGCGAGATTGACCGCATCCCGGCGGCTGAATTTGCTGCTCCCAAAAGCATCGACTTCACCCATGGACGGTATCTCTGCATAGACGGGCTGTACTATACTTATCTGCTCGTCCCATCAGATGGTTACAAAACACAGGTGCCCGCGGGCTGGCTGAGTTTGATCGTCAATGCCGGTGATGGCATTGACCTCGATATGTTTCTTTCACGCCAACCCAAAGAGCGCATTATTCAGCGGGTCGGCCAGCAGCTCCGCATCAACCGGTCAAAAATCAAGGATGCCAGCGACACGAACACGGACTTCGATGATATAGACGGCGCTATTCGGAGCGGCTATTTTCTGAAGGAGGGCCTTGCGAATAACGAAGATTTCTATTATCTCAACTTGTTGATTACTGTGACTGCCCCTTCTGTGGAGGACCTGGAGTGGAAGGCCAGCGAAATAAAAAAGCTCCTGCTTTCGCAGGATATGGATGTCTGCAACTGCCATTTTCGGGAGGAGCAGGCATTTTGTTCTGCCCTCCCGCTGGTTTCCATGGAAAAGGGACTGTTCGAGCGTGGTAAGCGCAACCTGTTGACTGGAGGCGCGGCCAGCTGCTATCCGTTCACTTCGTTTGAGATGTGCGATGACAATGGAATCCTTCTGGGGGTCAACAAATATAACAGTTCCCTCATCATCGTGGATATTTTCAACTCTGCGATTTACAAGAACGCCAATATGGCGATCCTGGGTACCAGCGGCGCAGGCAAGACCTTTACGATGCAGCTCATGGCGTTAAGAATGAGGCGGAAAAACATTCCCGTTTTCATCATTGCACCGTTGAAGGGGCACGAATTCCACCGTGCCTGTGCCAATGTAGGCGGGGAGTTTATCCAGATTTCCCCGGCCAGCCCGCACTGCATCAATGTGATGGAGATCCGCAAGGTGGATCGGTCGGTCAGTGAGCTTCTGGACGGGCCGGGAATCCAGCTCTCCGAACTGGCCGCCAAAATCCAGCAACTCCACATATTTTTCAGTCTGTTGATCCCTGATATGTCTCACGAGGAACGACAGCTGTTGGATGAGGCTCTGATCCGCACCTACAATTCCAAAGGTATCACTCATGACAACGCCTCATTGGAAGACCCGGCCAATCCGGGCTACTACCGGGAGATGCCGGTGCTGGGCGATTTATATGAGATTTTGAAGGCCGCCCCGGAAACCACTCGCATGGCCCATATCCTCAACCGTCTGGTGAATGGCTCCGCCAGTACCTTTAACAAGCAGACCAATGTGCGGCTGGATAATAAGTACACCGTACTGGATATTTCCTCGCTTACTGGTGATTTGCTGACTGTGGGGATGTTCGTGGCCCTTGATTTCGTTTGGGACCGCGCCAAAGCTGACCGCACCGAGGAAAAAGCCATTTTTATTGACGAGTGCTGGCAGCTTCTTTCCGGCGCAGGCGCCACGGGTACCAGGCTGGCCGGTGATTTCGTTTTGGAAATTTTCAAGACGATTCGCGGCTTCGGTGGATCAGCGATCTGCGCCAGCCAGGACCTTAACGACTTTTTCAATCTGGACGAAGGCCGTTTCGGGAAAGGCATCATCAACAACAGCAAGACTAAGATCATTCTCAATCTGGAGGATGACGAAGCGGAGCGTGTCCAGGAAACCCTCCATCTCTCTGACGCAGAAACGATGGAGGTCACACACTTTGAGCGCGGCAGCGGTCTGATCTCCACCAATAACAACAATATCATGGTGGAGTTCAAGGCCAGTCCATTGGAAAAAGATCTCATAACCACAGACCGCAGGGAACTGCGGGAGCTTTTGGAGCGCAAGCGCCAAGAACAAGCTGATTCCGCTTAA
- a CDS encoding DUF5697 family protein: MKTRAEIYGNEATDLLRIVTMYPGLCEHQLLCFHPGKEDTTKALLSHLERQGRIFQTDGGGYFLAGQTPKTDHALVRAVWVLLDFIRQVDYHAPADFPVKLVFFADGELYEIAYIAAGQEALVCHALRGNKGGSRRIMLVDTPAQIAQIDCPGISGFCTVDEEGQTNYFKKAGGT; this comes from the coding sequence ATGAAGACCAGGGCTGAAATCTATGGGAACGAGGCTACGGACTTGCTACGGATCGTGACGATGTACCCCGGCCTCTGTGAACACCAGCTTCTTTGTTTTCACCCTGGCAAAGAAGATACTACAAAGGCCCTGCTCTCTCATTTGGAGAGGCAGGGCCGCATTTTTCAAACAGACGGCGGTGGTTATTTCCTGGCAGGGCAAACACCAAAAACTGACCATGCGCTTGTCCGGGCAGTGTGGGTCCTGCTGGACTTCATCCGGCAGGTAGATTACCACGCTCCGGCTGATTTTCCCGTTAAACTCGTGTTTTTTGCCGACGGTGAATTATATGAGATTGCTTATATTGCCGCCGGGCAGGAGGCACTTGTCTGCCATGCTCTGCGGGGCAACAAAGGGGGAAGCCGCCGTATCATGCTGGTCGATACTCCGGCGCAAATCGCCCAAATCGACTGTCCGGGCATATCCGGATTTTGTACTGTAGACGAGGAAGGCCAGACAAATTATTTCAAGAAAGCAGGAGGCACATGA
- a CDS encoding DUF6100 family protein — protein MDRKLISHRIGSILDDISRLSNALYALDTTDIQRYPDNYETLSIDAALRAERIACRLRHLIYSSTTIRKGDYLKSAGATHGITVNCEDRVLEVTLPCLLPKRKQRQSDEFLLDPLYFVLDQYAREHPLPYYRDCVVCFAQVYDRALPDRRIRDYDNLSEKQLLDLLSSFVMADDTGLLCDAYNTAELGDQDCTKIYIMEKQRFPQWLTEHKTSLQSISDF, from the coding sequence TTGGATCGAAAACTAATATCCCACCGCATTGGAAGCATTCTCGACGATATATCCCGTCTGAGTAATGCGCTGTACGCGCTGGACACCACTGACATCCAGCGTTACCCCGACAACTATGAAACACTTTCCATAGATGCCGCTTTACGGGCAGAGCGGATTGCCTGCCGGCTGCGGCATCTGATTTATTCCAGCACAACCATCCGCAAAGGTGACTATCTCAAATCCGCCGGTGCAACGCACGGCATCACTGTCAACTGCGAGGACAGGGTGCTGGAGGTGACGCTGCCCTGTTTGCTGCCAAAGCGCAAACAGCGGCAAAGCGATGAGTTCCTGTTGGACCCGCTCTATTTTGTCCTTGATCAATACGCAAGAGAACACCCACTTCCGTATTACCGCGATTGCGTTGTCTGTTTCGCCCAGGTCTATGACCGGGCACTTCCCGACAGGCGGATACGCGATTACGATAATTTATCGGAAAAGCAATTACTGGATCTTCTCTCTTCCTTTGTGATGGCTGATGATACCGGCCTGTTGTGCGATGCCTATAACACGGCCGAACTGGGCGACCAGGATTGCACAAAAATCTATATCATGGAGAAGCAGCGTTTTCCGCAATGGCTGACGGAGCATAAAACGAGTCTACAATCCATCTCGGATTTTTGA